In Lacinutrix sp. Bg11-31, the DNA window TTTTTATTAAGTTCAAGTTTTTCAGCAAAATAGTCGCAAAAATCTTTCATTGTAGCAGTCATTTTTTCATCTTGTGTTGCGCGATTAAAAGTACTGCTCATAGCAACTAAAGTTTGATGAAAGAATATTTTCATTTCATCTACAGGCATGTCTTTTGTCCATAAATCTATGCGTAAAGATTCTTGAGCTGCACTATCCCAAACCGATAACATCATCGCTTTAGCATCAGCATTTGTAATACCTCCATCTTGTGCTGTCCAGTTAATTTTTTCTGGTACTCTATTTTCGTCTAATTCTACGTTTAAAGTGATTTTAGATTTTAAATTTGCCATTATTTTCTTGGTTTGTATTTTGCGTTATCAAATATTTCTTCTGTGCTTTTAGTAAGCATTTGTTTAAAAGAAATTGTGTTTTTTTCCATATAAGATCGGACTATCTGCCATCCCATATATTTACCAATTTCTCCGGGAGATTCGCTATCTATTTGTTCTAGATAGAATTTAGAAAAAGGAGCAGGATTAATAAAACGACTAGGTAGTTTTGTGTCTGTACTAAAGAGTATTTCTTTATCTACAAAATAGCGCCAAATGTACTCTTCGTTGGCTTGTGTCCACTTATATTGAGCTTCGGTATAGTTTAGTTTTTGAGCGTCTGTTTTAAATGGAATAACCTTATCCTTAAAATACAACAACTTGCCTTCGTAAATTAAATCGTCTAAAAAAGTTTTTCTTTGCTGCTGAAAAGTGTAATGTTTAGCATATTTATTAGCGAGATCTACTACCATTAATTCTGGGTCTAAATCTTGCACAATGTAATCTTGAATACCTTGATAAAAAAAATGATCTTTTCCCAAATAATTAGCTAATGGCAACACGATAATGGTATCTGTAACAATAACTTTATTTCTATAATCTACGTCTGAAGCAACAGAAACTATTCTAGGTGTTTTAAATTGTGGGAAGTAATATTTTAAATGCTGAAATAAAGATTCTATTTCTGTAGTTTCAGTTTTTAAATCTTCAAATTTTTTAATGGTTTCACTTTGTAGTTCTAATTGTAAAGTGTCCTGCATTTGTTGCATCCAAAAAGAATCATCATATTTTTTAGCAAACATAAAAGGAAAGGTTTCCTTTAGATTTGGTAAATCGTCAGGATTAGCTTCAGCGAAAGCTTTATCAAATCTTTCAATAGTAAAATCGATGTTTATCTTTGCTATTTCAGCTTCAGTTTTATCTTTATTTTCACAAGAAAGAATGCTTAAAAAAGAGAGTAGAAGAAAATAAATAGGTTTCAAAAGGCTTTTCATTTTTATTCCTAAAGTGTTTACTTTATTTTTGTTAGGCAAAGGTACTATTCTTTGTTTTAAATACTTCAAAAAATGCAAACAGAAAAAGTGGTAAATCATATTGTTAGTTGGTTAAAAGACTATGCTGCTAACGCTAGAGTTAATGGTTTTGTTGTTGGAATTTCTGGCGGAATAGATTCTGCGGTAACTTCAATGCTATGTGCAAAAACAGGTTTAGACGTTTTGTGTATAGAAATGCCAATACATCAAGCAGCTAGTCATGTGTCTCGAGCTGAGGAACATATTAAGCAATTAAAGGCACAGTTTTCAAACGTTAGTGAAACAAGAACGGACTTAACGCCTGTTTTTGAGGAGTTTAAAACCGAAGTTTCTCTTAATGGAAAACAAGAAATTGTAGACATGGCTTTGGCAAATACACGTGCTCGTTTAAGAATGACGACTTTATATTATCATGCAGGATTATTAGGCTTACTAGTAGCAGGAACAGGAAATAAGGTAGAGGATTTTGGTGTTGGTTTTTATACTAAATATGGAGATGGAGGAGTGGATTTAAGCCCGATTGCCGATTTATTAAAATCTGAAGTCTATGCAATAGGAGAATTTTTAGGAGTTTCAAAATCAATTATGAAAGCCGCTCCAAGCGATGGTCTTTTTGGTGACACTAGAAGTGATGAAGACCAAATTGGTGCTTCGTATCCTGAATTAGAGTGGGCAATGTTGAAAAGTGAGAAAGGAATGACAGAAAATGATTTTAACGGAAGAGAAAAAGAAGTGTTTAATATATACAAAAGATACAATAACTCTAACAGGCACAAGATGATACCTATTCCTATTTGCGAAATTCCTAATGAACTTAAGTAAATATTATTGATATCATAATATTTTGTACCTTTGCTGTGCTATTAAATTTATCTATTATCAATTTATTTTGAGTATAAACCACTCGAAACAAAATATAAAACTTGTAAAACTATGGTCAAACTACTTGTAGTTGATCAGCATCCTATTGTAAGCAAAGGTCTTGAACTAGTATTTAACGCAACGCGTGATATAAAGTTTATGGGCAGTGTAGATAATGGTGAAGCTATCTTCGAATTCCTAAAAAGTACTCCTGTTGATATTGTATTAACAGAAATCGATTTACCAAAACTTAACGGCCTTACTGCAATTAGGCGTATTAAAAGTGATTTCCCAAATACTAAAGTTATTATGTATAGTGGTCAGTCTGAAGAAGTATATGCTGTTAGTTCTATAAAAGCTGGTGCAGATGGTTTTATTCCTAAAACAGCAGGAATAATTACATTAAGAGAAGCTATTTTAAAAGTTTATAAAGATGGTATGTATTTAAGTGATGCGTTAATGCAGCGTTTAAATAAAAACTCTAAAGGATTAAAAGGAAGTACTTATTATAAAAAACTATCGACAAGAGAGGTCGAAGTGTTAAAATTATTAGCTTCTGGAAAGCGTAATAAAGATATTGCTAAAGAGCTTGAAATTAATGAAAAAACAGTAAGTACTTATAGAGCACGATTAATGAAAAAATTAAATGTAGATAATTTGGTTGATCTTGTTAGCCAATCTAATACAATGACTTTATAACACACGATTTAATTTTCTAGATAGTAGTGTTTTTAATTTGGAGTAATCTGTAACTTCTTCTAAAACACTTCTATTAACCTCATTTCTGTTTTCTAGAGTTTGTTGTTGAAAACCAATAACTTTTCTATCAATTAAATGGCAACGCAAGCATAGAATCGTTTCGCTAACTAATTGCGCAATCGAATCTTTTTTTAACTTTGGAAAAATGTCTTTTCGTTCCCAATCGGATAAAAAATGGCGCTCATCTTCCATTAAAATATTTGTAATCTCATTACCAATTTTAGCATCTACGGTATTTATTAAACGTTCAGAAGAAAAATCGGGATTCTGATTAAGTGTTTCTATAATTTTATAGTAAATATCTTTAAACTGAGGGTTCGAGAATTCCATTTCATCGTCTTGCAAGTCTAAAAACACTTTCTCAAAAACTTTAGCTTCATGTGTTACAGGTTCTAAAACAAGAACACCGCTTTCGTTTTCTTTTAAAACCAAATCTTCAAAATCTTCAGTTTTATTACCATAAAGTAAAAGAATCTCTATAATTTTTCGTTCTAAAATATATTGTACATCCACTTTTTCTGGTGGTTGCTCGTGTCTAATAACATCAAAAGCCTGTGGTGGTTGGTTTTGATGTTGCTGTTGCTGTTTTGCTTGGTCTTGAGTTTCTTTTTGTGTAAGCTGTGCAAGTGTAGTAAATAGTACACCTTCACTTATATCCATTATTCTAGAGCATTCTTGTATGTAAACTTCACGTTTAATACGGTCTGGAATTTTAGCAATACTATTAATAATATCTCTAATGGTATCTGCCTTTTTTATAGGATCGTTTTTAGAATCTTCAAATAAAATATTAGCTTTAAACTGGATAAAATCTTTTGCATTTTCATCTAGATAAAGCTTTAGCTCTTCTAGTGTATTCGTTTTTGCAAAACTATCCGGATCTTCGCCTTCAGGGAATGAGCAAACTCTAACATTCATGCCTTGTTCTAGAATAAGGTCGATACCTTTTAAAGAGGCACGTAATCCTGCTGCATCACCATCAAAAAGGACAGTTATATTTTTTGTAAGTCTGTTTATTAACCTAATCTGGTCGCTTGTTAAAGCTGTTCCAGAAGAAGAAACTACATTAGTAACTCCTGTTTGATGAAACTGTATTACATCTGTATAGCCTTCTACTAAATAACAATTATCTTCTTTTGCAATGGCTTGTTTTGCATGGTAAATACCATATAGTACTTTACTTTTGTGGTAAATATCACTCTCTGGAGAGTTTAAATATTTAGCAGCTTTTTTATCGTTAGTTAAAATTCGCCCTCCATAGCCTAAAACACGGCCGCTCATACTTTGTATGGGAAACATTACACGTCCTTTAAACCTATCAAACTGCTTGTCTCCTTTGTCTATGGTTAGTCCGGTTCCTGCAAGAAATTCCATTTTGTAGCCTTTCCTTAAAGCTTCGTCTGTAAAGGCACTCCATGCATCAGTACAATAACCTAATTCGAATTTTTTAATGGTTTCATCTGTAAAACCACGCTCTTTAAAATAACTTAAACCAATGGCTTTCCCTTTATCTGTATTATGTAAAATATGCTTAAAATAAGTATTTGCATATTCACTAACAAGATAGAGACTTTCGCGTTTATCTTGAGCCTCTTTTTGCTCGTTAGATTGCTCGGTTTCCTCAATTTCAATATTGTATTTTTTAGCTAAGTATTTTATAGCTTCAGGATAGGTGAAATGTTCGTGCTCCATTAAAAAGGCAACTACATTTCCTCCTTTCCCTGTAGAAAAATCTTTCCATATTTGCTTAACAGGAGACACCATAAAGCTTGGTGAACGCTCCTCACTAAACGGACTTAAACCTTTAAAGTTACTTCCCGCTTTTTTTAAGTTAACAAAATCGCCAATAACCTCCTCTAATCGAGCAGTTTCGTATACTTGGTCTATGGATGATTTAGATATCAATTTTTTAAGGGTTTTCGCTTCCGCGGAATTACGCTGTAAATGTAATATAAATGAATTGTTTCTGAAAGTATCCTGTTTTATAAACTTAGCTTTATATAAAATCATGTTAGATTTTGTTTGTAACTTATGTTTCAATGAAACTAAATTATTTAATAATAAATTTTTACTATTCATCTAACTAAAAAACATATTAGTCGATTAAATATTATTCAGAAAGAATAAAACTTTACATTACATTCTATTAATCAACAAACAATTCCATCATGAAAAAAACTACATTATCTTTTTTACTATCATTATTTACTTTTGCCATAATTTCTGCTCAAGGAATTTTTGACGATAGCATTCACACTGCAGTTAATTTTGGGAGTGTTAATTCTCCAGGAGCAGAAGGTGTGCAAAATATTATTGATCAAAACTCAAATACAAAGTTTTTAGATTTTAATGCCTTTGATGGTATTGGATTTGATGTCGATTTATTGGGTGTTTCTAATACTGCAATTGCAATGGAAATAGTAACAGCAAATGATGCACCAGAGAGAGATCCTAATGCTTACGAAGTTTTCGGTTCTAATGATGGTGCTAATTATACTAGCATTGCAACAGGAGCAATTCCATGTGTTTCAACACGCTTTTTTTCGAGAACATTTTCTTTCAGTAACACTACTGGTTATACTTACTATAGAGTTAATTTTACTGGAACTTGTGGAACAAGTAACATAAACCAAATAGCAGATGTGCAATTGTATAGTGCAATTGGTAATACACCTGCAATTACTTGTCCTGGTGATCTTACTGTTTCTAACACAACTGGTCAATGTGATGGTATTGCTAATTTTACAGTTACAGCAAACGATACAGAAGATGGTAGTTTAACACCTACATTGGTAAGTGGTTTCGCTTCTGGAAGTGATTTCCCTATAGGTACAACTACTGTTTTATACTCTGTAACAGATAGCGATAACAATACAGTTAGTTGTAGCTTTAATGTTATTGTAAATGACACCGAAAATCCTGTAGTAACTTGTCCTGCAAATATAATGGCAGATACTAATCCAAATGAATCTACTGCTGTTGTTACTTACACTGTTTCGGCATTAGATAACTGCTCTACTATTAATCCATTAGCTAGTTTTACGCCATTAGGTACAATTAATGGTCAGGCTTATTATCTGTCTGATGCTTCCTTTACACCTGTAGATGCATTTACAGATGCAGGAAGTCAAGGTGGTTTTGTAGGAACAATTAGAAATGCAGCAGATAGTATGTTCCTTTTAGATGCTATTAAGAGAGCTAGTTTTCTAGGTGATGTTATTATTGGATATAATGACGTAGCAACAGAAGGTGCTTTTGCTTGGGACACTGGTGATGCTGCAACTTATTCTAACTGGAATACTGGAGAGCCAAACAACGCAGGAAACGAAGATTATGTGGTAATGCAATCTTCTGGAGGTTGGAATGATGTAACTGGCACTTCTAGTTCAAGCAGGTATCTTTTAGAAGTAGCTTATGCACCACAACAAACTGCTGGTTTAGCTAGTGGTAGCGATTTTCCAATTGGTACAACTACTAATACATTTGTTGTAACAGATGTTTCTGGTAATTCTGTAACCTGTTCTTTTGATGTTATTGTAAATGAAGTATTAAGCGTAGATTCTTTTAATTTGGAAACTAGTATTTCTATGTCGCCTAATCCTGCAAGAAATACATTAACGATAGGTAACTCTTCTAATGTAAAATTAGAAAACGCATTAGTTTTCGATATTAATGGAAGACTAATTAAATCTTTTAATTTTAATGAAGTTGATGAAACTGTCAGCTTAAATGTTTCAATATTGAAAAGTGGATTGTATTTAATTAAAATCACCAATAATGAAGGTAATTCTATAATTAAGAAATTTATAAAAGAATAATCTTAAAATTAAGTTTTTAAAAAAAAAACCGTTTCAAAATTATTTTGAAGCGGTTTTTTAATACCAATTGTCAAGTCCTAATATAGCGTCACAACTAATTCACTCAAAGATTATTCTATCTCTAGTCTAATACCTAAAGAAATATTATTTTGTTTTATAGAATTGTTTTTAAAGGTGTTAGATAAATCGTATTTAAAAAACAAGCTAACATCATCTAATCCAACATAAGCACCAATACCGTAAACAAAAGGATTTACATTATAATCTTGTTTAATTTTCTGCTTTGTTCTTTCTCCATTTTCTTTATACCATAGTTTTTGTTTTGCTTCAATATTTAAGCCTGCATAACCACCAAACCCAATTTTAAAACCTCTGTTGTAATATCTTATACGATCTTTTTTTTCGTTTTTAGTATACTGTCCAAACTCAAAATATAATGGGACAATTAAATTTGTGGTTCTAAATTTGGCTTGTTTTAAATCTGTAGGGAATGTTTCTATTGTTGTTACATTTCCATCTTGGACAATAAATTTGTTGTCTTTTAAATCGTATTTATTCCATTGTAGAGATAAACCATATCTTAATCTTATTGCATTAGAATTTTTTAAAAGTCTTGTTTTCCATTGAAACCCTAATTCAAAAAAACCAGAACCGCCTATTTTATACGGTGAGTCACTTAAGCTTTGTCCATCTATTAGAGCATTGTTAAGTCCTGCAGATACTACTAAACCTGTAAGTGTGCGAAAATCGTATTTAACAGGTTTAGGATTATGTTTTGAATTTGCAACAGTAAGACCTACTAGATTGTTTTTGCTACTCCCAATTGTAATACCAATGGACTTTTTCTCTTTAAGATCTAGATCGTTTTTTAAGCCATTACGATCATTAAAATCTATTTTGTTTTTTAAAATTTCAATACGATTTTTTATGTTTAAGGCTCGTTTTTTTGCAACCTCTTGTTTTAAATTTTCACCTTCTTCGTATGTGATTTCTTTTTTAATAACACGGTCATTAATATTTTCAACTTCAGTTTTTAAAGCATTTCGCTCGTCGTCTTCAATGCTTTGTTTTAGTTTTTTAATTTGAAGTTCTTTAGATTCAGGAATTGAGTCTTGAGCTGTCGCATTTGTAAGATAGAGGCTCAATACTAAAAAGATAATGTACTTTGTAATGGTTTGCATGATTGTTCGTTTTTTGATGCTGATAGTACTATCAGCGATTGTTGATATTGATTTTAAATTGATGATTTTTTATTGTTAATCGTTACGTTCTGCAACAGATTCTCTTACTGTTTCGTAGCCTTTTTTTACCACTTTTAGCATTTTGTCTCTAAAGGTTTCGTCGAGATCGTCTTCTACAGCTATAAGTAAACCGTTATAATCTATTGGTATTGTAGCGCTTTTAGATTTCTCTTTAGCAATGTCTTCTGTTGCTTGAGCAAGCAAGTTGTCTATTTCGCTGTCTATAACATTTTGCTTTTTGGTTTGTGTTTTTTGCGTAGCGTTTTCAATAGAAACCAAAGACTGTTTGTTTTTAATGGTGTTTTCTTTTAAAACTAAAGTCTTTACAATTTGAATATTAGGAGCTTCTATTTTGTTAGTATTTACTTTTTTAGTGTTTGTGTTTTCAGCTAAATAACTTTTAGTTTTAATAGCTGACTTTGTTGTGTTTTTGGCTTTTAAAATTTCTTCTGAGTCAACAATAACTTCTTTCGTTTTATAATTGCTTTTTTTGTTTTTAATTTCAGTTTTTAACGTGTCTATTGTAGTATTCTCTTCAACTATAATAGTGTTTATGTTATTTGTTGTTTTAATATTTAAAAAGAAATTAGAGACCAATAACACACCAATTACACTAGCAGCAATACCAAGCCACCAAAAGCCTTTTTTATTGTTCTTTTTTTCTTCGTTATCTAAACGTTGCGATAGAGTGTCCCAAGATTTTGCTGAAGGCTTAATCGTTCTTTTATCGAGCCTGCTTTTTATGTCTTCTTCATATTTAATTGGTGCCATAACTCGATGTGTTTAGTTTATTAATCTCTTGCTGAAGCATCTTTCGTGCTTTAAATAATTGTGATTTAGAGGTGCCTTCATTTATATTTAATAAGGTTGAAATCTCACTATGCTTGTAGCCTTCTATGGCATACATTACAAAAACTACTTTATAACCTTCTGGTAGTTTATCTATTAGTTTCTGTATATGTTCTACCTCAATTTCACTATTAATGTTGTTAGTATGGTCGTGTTTAATGTCTACATCTTCTACAGCAAATTCTATGTTTTTTTTCTGTCTTAAAAAAGAAATAGATTCTCTTACCATAATACGTCTTATCCAACCTTCAAAACTACCTTCGTTTTTAAATTTTTTAATGTTTGTAAATACTTTAAAAAAGCCATTTAACATTGCTTCTTCTGCATGTTGTAGATCTTTAATATAATATCTGCAAACGCTTAACATTTTTGGTGCATGCAACTCATACAATACGTGCTGTGCTTCACGATTGTTTTTTTGAGCTCTCTTTATGAGCTTCGGTTCATTTTTATAGAGCTGTATAACTTTCAAAAAACAGTTAGTTTTTATTACCAGATGAATATTAGAATAACCAATTAAATTTCTTCCTTTTTTCTTGATACTTCAAAATAAAATATAAACATAATTAATACTATGATTAGATTTTCTATTTCGTCTAAATAAAAAATAATTTAAATTTATTATCACTCATTCTAATATTCATCTGGTAAGGTTCTATTTATAAAGACGCAAACTTTATAGAAAAGGTTGCCTGGCGATTGAAAAAAAATTATTTTTTTAAAAGAATGTAATTTACAATTAATTTAAAAAGAAGCGTTGGAGTTTTGTATTACTAGATAGTAGATAAAAAAACCAGTAACTAATTTTAGTTACTGGTTTTTTATTTTTTTGAATAAAATAAAACTTTTTTATAAGTGCATTTCGTCGATTTCTATTTGTTATATACGGATGTTGGCAGCAGTTTTTATTTAATATAATACATTTTAATCTTTCCATTATTAATCAAAACAAAGCCTAATATTTTATAACCTTCTAGCATTCCAAAGTCGTTTTTGCTTTCGTAAGTAAACATTCTTAGAATTTGAGAATTAGTATTATTGTCTTTAAACCAATATGAAAATCTATATGGTTTTTTTAATTTAAGAACTGATTTTAATTCATTGTTTTTAAGTTCGCCAATGTGAGTATTTAAAGAATCTCCGTAAATAGTAAACAATTTATTATCTATGTAAAAACTTGAGTAAAGGTCATAGTCCGATTTAAATAATATATCAATTCCTTGATTTTGTTTTTCTAAATAACTTCGGTCAAATGTGAGAGTCGATTCGTAAAGTTCAGTCGGGTTTTTAATAATCAACAACTCGTTTCCGTTAGTTAATAAGTATCCATTAGTGGTTTTCTCGAAGTTGAAATTACAAGATGATGAGAATTCGTAAAACTTATTATCTTTTTTGTCTTCAAAATAAGTTGATGCTCCCCATTCTCCATTACAATTAGGATAAATTTTAAAATCTGAATCTTCTTAAATATTTACAACAGTATCTTTTATCTGATTGAAGTCCGCAACATATTTTTCTAGTAAGAATGTTTTTTCGGTAAATGAATGTTCTTGTTTTAGAAACAATCTTTCATTGTTAACTCTTAAGTCACAATAAGGCATTGAAATAGCTTCTTTTGGTAAGAATACATTTTCAACAAATTCGCCATTTGTATCGTAAACTTTCATTGATTTGAAACTTGCACTTGTATTTTTTCGGCTTGTTTGGAATAATAAATATAGATTATCATTAAAAAATGCAACTTCGGTTAATTTTCCATTTTTTGATATATCCAATGTATCAATTTCAATCGTCACTTTTTGACTGAAACTTAATGCAGGAATAGCTATTAGTAATATGTAAAGTAACTGTTTCATCAAATTGCTACCAACGTTGTTGTATATGGTTTGTTGCGTGTTTCAAGCAACTAATTTAGTAAATAATTACCGACCAAGAAAGTCCGCGAGGACTTTCGCAAATAGGCAATAAGCCAGCAATAAATTATATACGGTGTTGTAAGTAGTATTTTTGGTTTATTTTCATTTGTAACTCGAAATTTCATCATATTTCCAATTCGTTAGATTTAGCTTTTTGAAGGCTTTAAATACTTTCCGTTTTTTTAGTTCCAACATAATCACACCACAATCCGCACTTGTTCCATACAATGCTTGTCTATTATCATTTGTCCATATTTCCAATTTTCGAATATTATTTTCCGTAATTAGTTCAGTTATAGAATCTGTTAGTTCAGAATTTATTGGGTTTTCAACACGGAATGCGATTAAATCATTCTTATGTTTTACCAAGTAAAGTGGTTTACAAAATCCTTTAGTTCTAATTTTACGAATACTGTCCAGTTTTGGAAATCTCGATACAGTTATTCCGTCTGAAAAACTCCATTCAATATATACATTTACGTCATTAGTCAGCCGATTATTTATCAATTCAATTTTTTCGGCAAGTATTTCAGTCTCGTTTAGCGATTCAAACCATAATTCGTTTTCATTTTCAGTCAAAATAAGTTTTTCATTTTGAGCTAAAATTCCAATAGAATTTAGAATTAAAAATGTGAGCAAAAAGTGTTTTTTCATATTACTTACAACTCGTTATATAGTAACTTTTATTAACTATATCCCGTAAATTTAACAGGATATAGGAACTTTTATGTTACTGTTATCCCGTAAAGATAACTTTTTTATTATTGTGTAAAATGAGTTTTTATTTCTTCCTTTCTATCACATAATTCACCATCAATTCTAAAGAAGATCTATAGTCAGAATCTGGGAATTGTTGTAGTATTTGTAGGGCTTCAGCTTGAAAGGTTTTCATTTTTGTAACAGCATATTCTAAGCCTCCATTATTTTTAACAAAAGCAATCACTTCGTTTACACGTTTCTTGTCTTTGTTATGGTTTTTAATAGAATTGATAACCCATTTCTTTTCCTTTTTACTCACGGTATTAAGAACGTGAATAAGTGGTAAAGTCATTTTTTGTTCTTTTATGTCTATACCTACAGGTTTACCAATGCTTTTCGAACCATAATCGAACAAGTCGTCTTTTATTTGAAATGCCATGCCTATAAGCTCCCCAAACTTACGCATGGTTTCAACATCTGGAGAGTTTGGCTTTACAGAAGCAGCACCAAGACTACAGCAAGCTGCAATTAGGGTTGCTGTTTTTTGTCTTATTATTTCGTAATAAATATCTTCAGTAATATCTAGTCGTCTGGCTTTTTCAATTTGAAGTAATTCGCCTTCACTCATTTCTCTTACTGCAACAGAGATAATTTTAAGCAAGTCGAAATCTTCATTGTCTATAGAAAGCAGTAAGCCTTTAGATAATAAATAATCGCCAATAAGTACTGCTATTTTGTTTTTCCAAAGGGCATT includes these proteins:
- the gldC gene encoding gliding motility protein GldC is translated as MANLKSKITLNVELDENRVPEKINWTAQDGGITNADAKAMMLSVWDSAAQESLRIDLWTKDMPVDEMKIFFHQTLVAMSSTFNRATQDEKMTATMKDFCDYFAEKLELNKK
- the gldB gene encoding gliding motility lipoprotein GldB, with product MKSLLKPIYFLLLSFLSILSCENKDKTEAEIAKINIDFTIERFDKAFAEANPDDLPNLKETFPFMFAKKYDDSFWMQQMQDTLQLELQSETIKKFEDLKTETTEIESLFQHLKYYFPQFKTPRIVSVASDVDYRNKVIVTDTIIVLPLANYLGKDHFFYQGIQDYIVQDLDPELMVVDLANKYAKHYTFQQQRKTFLDDLIYEGKLLYFKDKVIPFKTDAQKLNYTEAQYKWTQANEEYIWRYFVDKEILFSTDTKLPSRFINPAPFSKFYLEQIDSESPGEIGKYMGWQIVRSYMEKNTISFKQMLTKSTEEIFDNAKYKPRK
- the nadE gene encoding NAD(+) synthase, whose product is MQTEKVVNHIVSWLKDYAANARVNGFVVGISGGIDSAVTSMLCAKTGLDVLCIEMPIHQAASHVSRAEEHIKQLKAQFSNVSETRTDLTPVFEEFKTEVSLNGKQEIVDMALANTRARLRMTTLYYHAGLLGLLVAGTGNKVEDFGVGFYTKYGDGGVDLSPIADLLKSEVYAIGEFLGVSKSIMKAAPSDGLFGDTRSDEDQIGASYPELEWAMLKSEKGMTENDFNGREKEVFNIYKRYNNSNRHKMIPIPICEIPNELK
- a CDS encoding response regulator transcription factor — protein: MVKLLVVDQHPIVSKGLELVFNATRDIKFMGSVDNGEAIFEFLKSTPVDIVLTEIDLPKLNGLTAIRRIKSDFPNTKVIMYSGQSEEVYAVSSIKAGADGFIPKTAGIITLREAILKVYKDGMYLSDALMQRLNKNSKGLKGSTYYKKLSTREVEVLKLLASGKRNKDIAKELEINEKTVSTYRARLMKKLNVDNLVDLVSQSNTMTL
- the dnaG gene encoding DNA primase codes for the protein MISKSSIDQVYETARLEEVIGDFVNLKKAGSNFKGLSPFSEERSPSFMVSPVKQIWKDFSTGKGGNVVAFLMEHEHFTYPEAIKYLAKKYNIEIEETEQSNEQKEAQDKRESLYLVSEYANTYFKHILHNTDKGKAIGLSYFKERGFTDETIKKFELGYCTDAWSAFTDEALRKGYKMEFLAGTGLTIDKGDKQFDRFKGRVMFPIQSMSGRVLGYGGRILTNDKKAAKYLNSPESDIYHKSKVLYGIYHAKQAIAKEDNCYLVEGYTDVIQFHQTGVTNVVSSSGTALTSDQIRLINRLTKNITVLFDGDAAGLRASLKGIDLILEQGMNVRVCSFPEGEDPDSFAKTNTLEELKLYLDENAKDFIQFKANILFEDSKNDPIKKADTIRDIINSIAKIPDRIKREVYIQECSRIMDISEGVLFTTLAQLTQKETQDQAKQQQQHQNQPPQAFDVIRHEQPPEKVDVQYILERKIIEILLLYGNKTEDFEDLVLKENESGVLVLEPVTHEAKVFEKVFLDLQDDEMEFSNPQFKDIYYKIIETLNQNPDFSSERLINTVDAKIGNEITNILMEDERHFLSDWERKDIFPKLKKDSIAQLVSETILCLRCHLIDRKVIGFQQQTLENRNEVNRSVLEEVTDYSKLKTLLSRKLNRVL
- a CDS encoding HYR domain-containing protein, whose amino-acid sequence is MKKTTLSFLLSLFTFAIISAQGIFDDSIHTAVNFGSVNSPGAEGVQNIIDQNSNTKFLDFNAFDGIGFDVDLLGVSNTAIAMEIVTANDAPERDPNAYEVFGSNDGANYTSIATGAIPCVSTRFFSRTFSFSNTTGYTYYRVNFTGTCGTSNINQIADVQLYSAIGNTPAITCPGDLTVSNTTGQCDGIANFTVTANDTEDGSLTPTLVSGFASGSDFPIGTTTVLYSVTDSDNNTVSCSFNVIVNDTENPVVTCPANIMADTNPNESTAVVTYTVSALDNCSTINPLASFTPLGTINGQAYYLSDASFTPVDAFTDAGSQGGFVGTIRNAADSMFLLDAIKRASFLGDVIIGYNDVATEGAFAWDTGDAATYSNWNTGEPNNAGNEDYVVMQSSGGWNDVTGTSSSSRYLLEVAYAPQQTAGLASGSDFPIGTTTNTFVVTDVSGNSVTCSFDVIVNEVLSVDSFNLETSISMSPNPARNTLTIGNSSNVKLENALVFDINGRLIKSFNFNEVDETVSLNVSILKSGLYLIKITNNEGNSIIKKFIKE
- a CDS encoding RNA polymerase sigma factor, which gives rise to MKVIQLYKNEPKLIKRAQKNNREAQHVLYELHAPKMLSVCRYYIKDLQHAEEAMLNGFFKVFTNIKKFKNEGSFEGWIRRIMVRESISFLRQKKNIEFAVEDVDIKHDHTNNINSEIEVEHIQKLIDKLPEGYKVVFVMYAIEGYKHSEISTLLNINEGTSKSQLFKARKMLQQEINKLNTSSYGTN
- a CDS encoding polyprenyl synthetase family protein, which gives rise to MKITEQIKQPIAYEMDLFEKKFRLAMASKVALLNRITHYIVNRKGKQMRPMFVFLVAKMVSNGDVKDRTYRGASVIELIHTATLLHDDVVDDSNKRRGFFSINALWKNKIAVLIGDYLLSKGLLLSIDNEDFDLLKIISVAVREMSEGELLQIEKARRLDITEDIYYEIIRQKTATLIAACCSLGAASVKPNSPDVETMRKFGELIGMAFQIKDDLFDYGSKSIGKPVGIDIKEQKMTLPLIHVLNTVSKKEKKWVINSIKNHNKDKKRVNEVIAFVKNNGGLEYAVTKMKTFQAEALQILQQFPDSDYRSSLELMVNYVIERKK